One genomic segment of Paraburkholderia hospita includes these proteins:
- a CDS encoding PAS domain S-box protein — protein MNASQDRQIDTSDTATQLNHERLANARLRKLIDAHSRIAAAKLDLDRFLSLVTDSLLELVPAAHASVVEWVDGDEMVYRACSGTIAHHIGLRLKRIGSLSGLCSLEKHFLYSSDTSDDPRVDAAACKRVGATSMVVAPLLYQSEVAGVVKLMASRTDAFSADDIETLERITSLVASGMAHQRVFAENRALIEQNTITIARLRTEISLREAADSKLEASLRRRRLVLDTTHDAFVCTDADGVIIEWNDAATRTFGYARDAMTGRPILDALFPARCKARYAELDVFKSAPEQSAQTPSHRSRTELIARRIDGNEFPAELSVCPVQFDGHTELAYFIRDVTERFNARELDKRFRVLVDAIKDYAITMLDSHGHIMTWSAGSTQVMGYTPHEVIGQPASLFYTPEDIAAGRPQRDLELAAREGRVEMEEWRVRKNGTIFWANIITTALRDPNGALQGFAKITRDMSRRRRLEELEASSQRMSQFLALLGHELRNPLAPLRNAVSMLQLKTADHHAFVPEHELIDRQLSHLTRLVDDLLDAGRVTLGRVQIEPKPVSMQAIAQLSIEGSAPLLAAREQTLDVVLPDTPMTIKGDLTRMVQVVQNLLNNASKFSPAGASISLQVFRSGRLLAIRIYDSGRGIDPDAIDAIFNLFVQETPTEEQADKSGLGIGLTLARAIVDLHGGHIEAHSEGRGKGSVFTVWLPEFSHPIAAEAVREEAPLPSQPVDLKVMVVDDNVDSADSMATLVQVLGHEAHAVYDGAAAIELAQTLQPHLVLLDLSMPKMTGFEALPRIRKALAAPGAVIAAMTGLGTSEDRAKTEAAGFDLHLTKPVDLPELESVLQIAVTHVHD, from the coding sequence ATGAACGCCAGCCAAGACCGACAGATCGACACCAGCGACACCGCCACGCAGCTCAACCACGAGCGCCTGGCAAACGCACGTTTGCGAAAACTGATAGACGCGCACTCCCGAATCGCCGCTGCGAAGCTCGACCTCGACCGCTTTCTGTCGCTCGTCACCGACTCGCTGCTCGAACTCGTGCCTGCCGCGCATGCCTCCGTAGTCGAATGGGTCGATGGCGACGAGATGGTGTATCGCGCGTGCAGCGGCACCATCGCGCATCACATCGGCTTGCGCCTCAAACGCATCGGCAGCCTGTCGGGACTGTGCTCGCTCGAAAAGCACTTCCTGTACAGCAGCGACACATCGGACGATCCACGCGTAGATGCCGCCGCGTGCAAGCGCGTGGGCGCGACGTCGATGGTCGTCGCGCCGCTGCTCTATCAGTCCGAAGTCGCGGGCGTCGTGAAGCTGATGGCGAGCCGCACCGATGCATTTTCCGCCGACGACATCGAGACGCTCGAACGGATCACGTCGCTCGTCGCGTCGGGCATGGCGCATCAGCGCGTGTTTGCGGAGAACCGCGCACTGATCGAGCAGAACACCATCACGATCGCCCGGCTGCGCACCGAGATCAGCCTGCGCGAAGCGGCCGATAGCAAGCTCGAAGCATCGCTGCGCCGCCGCCGTCTCGTGCTCGACACGACGCACGATGCGTTCGTGTGCACCGACGCCGACGGCGTCATCATCGAATGGAACGATGCCGCGACGCGCACATTCGGCTACGCGCGCGACGCGATGACGGGACGCCCGATACTCGACGCGCTGTTTCCGGCGCGCTGCAAGGCGCGCTATGCCGAACTGGACGTGTTCAAAAGCGCACCGGAACAGAGCGCGCAGACCCCCTCGCATCGCAGCCGCACGGAGCTGATCGCGCGGCGCATCGACGGCAACGAGTTTCCTGCTGAGCTGTCCGTGTGTCCCGTGCAGTTCGACGGACATACCGAGCTCGCGTATTTCATTCGCGACGTCACCGAGCGTTTCAACGCGCGGGAACTCGACAAGCGCTTTCGCGTGCTGGTCGATGCGATCAAGGACTATGCGATCACGATGCTCGACTCGCACGGTCACATCATGACGTGGAGCGCGGGTTCGACGCAGGTGATGGGCTACACGCCGCATGAAGTGATCGGCCAGCCAGCTTCCCTCTTCTACACGCCCGAAGACATCGCGGCGGGCCGGCCGCAACGCGATCTCGAACTCGCCGCGCGCGAAGGCCGCGTCGAAATGGAAGAGTGGCGCGTGCGCAAGAACGGCACGATCTTCTGGGCGAACATCATCACGACGGCCTTGCGCGATCCGAACGGCGCGCTGCAAGGCTTCGCGAAGATCACACGCGACATGTCGCGGCGGCGGCGTCTCGAAGAACTCGAGGCGTCGAGCCAGCGCATGAGCCAGTTCCTCGCGCTGCTCGGACACGAACTGCGCAATCCGCTCGCGCCACTGCGCAACGCCGTCAGCATGCTGCAACTGAAGACAGCCGATCATCACGCGTTCGTGCCCGAGCACGAACTGATCGACCGGCAACTGTCACATCTGACGCGCCTCGTCGACGACCTGCTCGACGCCGGGCGCGTCACGTTGGGACGCGTGCAGATCGAGCCGAAGCCGGTGTCGATGCAGGCCATCGCGCAACTGAGCATCGAAGGCAGCGCGCCGTTGCTCGCGGCGCGCGAACAGACGCTCGATGTGGTGCTGCCCGACACGCCGATGACTATCAAAGGCGATCTCACGCGGATGGTGCAGGTCGTGCAGAACCTGCTGAACAATGCATCGAAATTCAGTCCGGCGGGCGCGTCGATCAGCTTGCAGGTGTTCCGCTCGGGCCGTCTGCTCGCGATCCGCATTTACGATTCCGGGCGCGGCATCGATCCCGATGCGATCGACGCGATCTTCAATCTGTTCGTGCAGGAAACGCCGACGGAAGAACAGGCTGACAAGAGCGGTCTCGGCATCGGGCTGACGCTTGCGCGCGCCATCGTCGATCTGCATGGCGGTCATATCGAAGCCCACAGCGAAGGTCGCGGCAAAGGTAGCGTGTTCACCGTGTGGCTACCCGAGTTCAGTCATCCGATCGCCGCCGAAGCCGTGCGCGAAGAAGCGCCGCTGCCCTCGCAGCCCGTCGATCTGAAGGTGATGGTGGTCGACGACAACGTCGATTCCGCCGACAGCATGGCGACGCTCGTGCAGGTGCTCGGCCACGAAGCGCACGCGGTGTACGACGGTGCGGCCGCCATCGAACTGGCGCAGACGCTGCAGCCGCATCTCGTGCTGCTCGATCTGTCGATGCCGAAGATGACGGGCTTCGAAGCGTTGCCGCGTATCCG